Proteins found in one Scylla paramamosain isolate STU-SP2022 chromosome 44, ASM3559412v1, whole genome shotgun sequence genomic segment:
- the LOC135094069 gene encoding uncharacterized protein LOC135094069 gives MYHSVKINTLDQHTHRFLWRDLNSNRPPDHYALTSVTFGDRPSGTIAVLALRHTTEKFGKGDPEVYNMIVNNTYVDDILYSIDMVEKAFDLIQRAEHVISLGNFHVKHWIVSGQHENHSINIMKSDNEKILGLKWNPKDDNFSFNVKVNFSPKVKKIRSGPNWDHREIESNFPEVLTRRMILSQVASFYDPLGLAIPVVLRAKILMRSMISKCDPNKRVEWDEPLDADIVNEWKCFFTDLYGVENCTFKRPLKPANASGKPILVIFSDGSTQAYGACAYVRWQTDDNKFQTNLIMAKNKIAPMRQLTIPRLELCGALLSARLRETIVRECNWEFESIFHIVDSSIVRDQIQKESHGFRPFVAVRIAEIQLKTNLKDWWWVDTVQNVADLTSRPCTSDKIKEDSTWQHGPEFLRLPISEWPVKQQCADHLPDRIGITMTVAKGHLRNLSMINVKGFSKYETLLRVTCRIMSIFKHKSLKAVLKEPTSEEMEEAEVLWVKTMQSNMTNWQDRYRRLGPIMTDNGVILVGQRISKWLKENWNQDHFMLIPANHPVTRLYVSSLHSRDHAGIETTLAKLQSKFWVPGARKLIKSIKGEM, from the coding sequence ATGTATCATTCTGTGAAAATCAACACActggaccaacacacacaccgatTTCTTTGGAGAGATTTAAACAGTAACAGACCACCTGATCACTATGCCCTGACCTCAGTGACTTTCGGGGATAGGCCGAGTGGGACCATAGCTGTGCTAGCATTAAGGCATACTACAGAAAAATTTGGTAAAGGAGATCCTGAAGTTTATAACATGATTGTAAACAACACATATGTTGATGATATTCTCTATTCCATTGATATGGTAGAAAAGGCTTTTGATTTGATACAAAGAGCAGAACATGTAATATCTCTTGGAAACTTTCATGTGAAGCATTGGATAGTAAGTGGGCAACATGAGAACCATAGTATCAACATCATGAAATCTGACAATGAGAAAATTCTAGGGCTCAAGTGGAATCCCAAGGATGATAATTTCTCTTTTAATGTAAAGGTAAATTTCTCTCCTAAAGTTAAAAAGATCCGGAGTGGTCCAAACTGGGATCATAGAGAGATTGAGTCAAACTTCCCTGAGGTGCTCACTCGCAGAATGATACTAAGTCAAGTGGCATCCTTCTATGATCCATTGGGGTTAGCCATACCAGTTGTGTTGAGAGCAAAAATTTTGATGAGATCTATGATCTCAAAATGTGATCCAAATAAGAGAGTGGAATGGGATGAACCATTAGATGCTGATATtgtaaatgaatggaaatgtTTTTTCACTGATTTGTATGGAGTAGAAAACTGCACATTTAAGAGACCTCTGAAACCAGCCAATGCATCGGGTAAACCCATACTTGTGATCTTCTCTGATGGCAGCACACAAGCATATGGAGCATGTGCGTATGTTAGATGGCAGACTGATGACAACAAATTTCAGACTAATTTGATCATGGCTAAAAACAAAATAGCACCTATGAGACAATTGACCATTCCTCGTCTAGAACTTTGTGGAGCTCTTTTGTCAGCTAGATTAAGAGAAACTATAGTGAGAGAATGCAACTGGGAATTTGAATCCATATTCCATATTGTAGATTCATCTATTGTCAGAGATCAGATTCAAAAGGAATCGCATGGGTTCCGGCCTTTTGTGGCTGTCCGCATAGCAGAAATACAACTGAAAACAAATCTAAAGGATTGGTGGTGGGTGGACACAGTTCAGAATGTGGCAGATTTAACTTCTAGACCATGCACTTCAGATAAGATTAAGGAGGATTCAACTTGGCAACATGGGCCTGAATTTTTGAGATTGCCAATTTCAGAATGGCCAGTTAAACAGCAATGTGCAGATCACTTACCGGATAGAATAGGCATTACTATGACAGTTGCTAAAGGACACCTGAGAAATTTAAGCATGATTAATGTGAAAGGATTTAGCAAATATGAAACTTTGTTGAGAGTTACATGTAGGATAATGTCTATATTCAAGCATAAATCCTTAAAAGCTGTGCTGAAGGAGCCTACGtctgaggaaatggaagaagcaGAAGTACTGTGGGTAAAAACCATGCAAAGTAACATGACTAACTGGCAAGATAGATACAGAAGGTTAGGCCCCATAATGACAGACAATGGAGTAATTTTAGTGGGTCAAAGAATATCAAAATGGTTAAAGGAAAACTGGAATCAAGATCACTTCATGTTGATACCAGCTAACCACCCAGTTACTAGACTGTATGTGTCCAGCTTACATAGTAGAGATCATGCAGGTATTGAAACCACCTTGGCCAAGTTACAGAGTAAATTTTGGGTGCCGGGAGCTAGGAAATTAATAAAGTCAATTAAAGGAGAAATGTAA